Proteins from one Prevotella sp. E2-28 genomic window:
- a CDS encoding outer membrane beta-barrel protein produces the protein MKKFLMAIVAVLFAAPSFAQMGSGGFTLSESTVYYGIRMGLNVSTITGDLVDADSKAGMTLGGVIGLRVSDTTPIFVESGLYYSGRGAKDFNLNYLEIPVLIKYGIEATDDIAVLPYIGPYFSYGIGGKYKDPTGKHSSYNCVKHPDMGFKLGCGVEYNKLYAELGYQFGVMNIAQDDATYNPSDESCHTGNFFINVGVNF, from the coding sequence ATGAAGAAGTTTTTAATGGCTATCGTAGCCGTGCTGTTTGCAGCACCTTCGTTCGCTCAGATGGGTAGCGGCGGTTTTACATTGAGTGAAAGCACTGTTTATTATGGAATTCGTATGGGATTGAATGTGTCAACAATTACTGGTGACTTGGTTGATGCTGATTCAAAGGCTGGTATGACTCTTGGTGGTGTTATTGGTCTGCGTGTTAGCGATACTACACCAATATTTGTTGAGAGTGGTCTCTACTATTCTGGTCGTGGTGCAAAAGATTTTAATCTAAATTACTTGGAAATCCCAGTACTTATCAAGTATGGAATTGAGGCAACGGATGATATCGCTGTTCTTCCTTACATTGGTCCTTATTTCTCATATGGTATTGGAGGTAAATATAAGGATCCTACAGGTAAGCATAGTTCCTATAATTGCGTTAAGCATCCCGATATGGGCTTTAAGCTCGGTTGTGGTGTTGAGTATAATAAACTTTATGCTGAACTTGGTTATCAGTTTGGTGTAATGAATATTGCTCAAGATGATGCTACATACAATCCATCAGATGAATCTTGTCATACAGGCAATTTCTTCATCAATGTGGGTGTGAACTTCTAA